A window from Zingiber officinale cultivar Zhangliang chromosome 7A, Zo_v1.1, whole genome shotgun sequence encodes these proteins:
- the LOC121999228 gene encoding extensin-3-like has product MAPILPNSIAALSMLMLLLATHCVASSFTNFYTPTPVAKPPSPPPLAPPLGHLVPPPEHPYYKTPPLPAHATPPPLYPPMTGAPPPHHGHRRHHHHHHHFHQLNPTTPVGAGHYPPYHHSSPAPPPSHARQPPYGQVLPPLPPLHEPPPTAPTLPPEPVHGGPLPPLVSYSKPPPPPVNNRYPPLQPPSHQPIPLPPPPYKTTPEHGTPPPEPVHGVPLPPPVSYSKPPPPPINNRYPPLQPPSHQPTPPPHRYHQSPPPPPY; this is encoded by the coding sequence ATGGCGCCCATTCTCCCTAATTCCATCGCGGCCTTGAGCATGCTCATGCTGCTGCTGGCCACTCACTGCGTTGCTTCCTCCTTTACTAATTTCTACACGCCGACACCAGTTGCCAAGCCGCCTTCTCCACCTCCTCTTGCTCCTCCTCTCGGCCACCTCGTGCCCCCGCCGGAGCACCCCTACTACAAAACACCACCCCTGCCAGCTCATGCAACGCCACCTCCACTCTACCCTCCAATGACCGGCGCACCTCCTCCGCACCACGGCCACcgccgccaccaccaccaccaccaccatttCCACCAGCTTAATCCGACCACACCAGTTGGCGCGGGGCACTACCCGCCCTACCACCACTCTTCTCCGGCACCGCCGCCAAGCCACGCTCGTCAGCCCCCTTACGGACAAGTACTCCCTCCTCTACCACCGTTGCACGAGCCCCCTCCAACTGCTCCGACTCTGCCGCCGGAGCCGGTGCACGGAGGGCCTTTGCCGCCGCTAGTTAGCTACAGCAAGCCGCCTCCTCCGCCAGTTAATAATAGATACCCGCCATTGCAGCCACCGAGTCACCAACCGATTCCGCTGCCGCCGCCGCCATATAAGACTACCCCAGAGCACGGTACTCCGCCGCCGGAGCCGGTGCACGGAGTGCCTTTGCCGCCGCCAGTTAGCTACAGCAAGCCTCCTCCTCCACCAATTAATAACAGATACCCGCCATTGCAGCCACCGAGTCACCAGCCAACTCCGCCGCCGCACCGTTACCATCAATCTCCACCGCCACCACCGTATTAG